The following are from one region of the Andrena cerasifolii isolate SP2316 chromosome 1, iyAndCera1_principal, whole genome shotgun sequence genome:
- the Taf3 gene encoding TBP-associated factor 3 isoform X5 has product MSTEYNRSVLRMVVAQICQTIGWHSINSTPLEFMVDLMQEYILRISKLTHQYAEILGRTESNLDDLGLAFRHMNIDPQELSEYIKHVESVTCPVAVPKFPIHRENHLNFLKPGSREVVTRPVHIHEHLPAMYPDTEEEYIADKAENIINGTSDLTSNNGASVNNSMNVSPHRISPQVVFKRPGDPVSFESPIVKRIKVLEEGRPLREIHSVMMTTSGFLSPAREGKLPEARTPHQTRSDSPQPSSYPMVPPELKYDKKPKKIIKKGLDDCKLDKENKKKNRAKELFKPNKIDDNKIKKLTGMKELAKLKPLKPGGGKSQNTVSSSSSRPSTPKLTSPKTTGSPKLPKNTQPKTKMEKIIDLTDGPTPTERKDDNIDKLPSEPDKQKLNIFKKISKPREDKDKDTSEQHKYKELDSRESSPGLIIDENLDKQTVVTDNDVKREEKKTPHTPDVHLQPDGGELIELQSPGSDVYMFDDMSPPGTPSTPRTPELNMPTTPTDHKKKRKEKINKKKELKSRSPKLCVSPKKTKLSNDVAELDILDRPKTPQAPEPQPTKEPNFPPTLPFPFFPPFPPAPGLIPHPMFPRFPLPLGRGGTGPHPAMPNLPLPPRFLNLPVKSEDLTSLSKSKPLEREKPAAPSSAEITSSMSKHEKSEKEKEDKTKTVKQDKEIPPPVPASTVAPPLPSALSAPITYPSTPVPIVPLLPSKGPKVEKPDKNDKKLKEHKKEKKEKVKKKKDKKEKHKEKGEKIKEKKEKIDKKEKVEKVKEKKEKKDKRKEKEKEDKNSEAVPKITLKLGTASPRPPTPDSAPMKKITIKTLLKKPEEETKREPSPELAKISALVTRPPKQKSASKKTEEGTLDGSPALPSDTFSATLTSVPLATVPRAKKSLFKALPQRETPPSHFDPAPKLPTPLTQQQPPYYFRRKQIQLLKRMMLRKTKKMAGSCCPHHQPQLCG; this is encoded by the exons TTTAAGAATGGTCGTCGCTCAAATTTGTCAAACGATTGGATGGCATTCTATTAACTCTACACCATTAGAGTTTATGGTTGATCTTATGCAAGAGtacattttgcgaatttcaaagCTAACACATCAATATGCAGAAATTT TGGGAAGGACAGAATCGAACCTCGATGATTTAGGTTTAGCTTTTCGACATATGAACATAGACCCGCAAGAATTATCAGAATATATTAAGCATGTAGAATCTGTTACATGTCCTGTAGCAGTACCTAAATTTCCAATTCATCGGGAGAatcatttaaattttctaaaacctGGAAGTCGAGAAGTTGTGACAAGGCCAGTACACATACATGAGCACTTGCCAGCTATGTATCCGGACACTGAAG AAGAGTATATAGCAGACAAAgccgaaaatataataaatggaacatctgatttaaCTTCAAACAATGGAGCATCAGTCAACAATTCTATGAATGTGTCCCCTCATAGAATATCACCACAAGTAGTTTTTAAGCGGCCAGGAGATCCTGTGTCGTTCGAAAGTCCCATAGTAAAACGTATAAAAGTATTAGAGGAAGGCAGACCATTGAGAGAAATTCATAGCGTAATGATGACCACTTCAGGTTTTTTATCACCTGCTAGAGAAGGAAAGCTACCTGAAGCAAGAACACCGCATCAAACTCGTTCAGATTCACCACAGCCTAGCTCTTATCCAATGGTACCCCCCGAATTAAAATACGACAAGAAGCCGAAAAAGATTATAAAGAAAGGGTTAGATGATTGTAAGCTCGACAAAGAAAACAAGAAGAAGAATCGtgctaaagaattatttaaaccaAACAAGATAGatgataataaaattaaaaaactaactGGTATGAAAGAATTAGCTAAATTGAAACCTCTGAAGCCAGGGGGCGGCAAATCACAAAATACTGTGTCAAGTTCGTCGAGCAGACCCTCAACTCCTAAATTGACGTCACCTAAGACGACTGGTAGTCCAAAATTACCGAAAAATACGCAACCAAAGACTAAAATGGAGAAAATAATCGACCTTACTGATGGACCCACACCAACGGAGAGGAAGGATGATAATATTGATAAACTTCCATCGGAGCCAGATAAACAGAAGctgaacattttcaaaaaaatctcGAAACCACGCGAAGACAAAGACAAAGATACATCCGAACAACATAAATATAAAGAACTTGATTCACGAGAGAGTTCACCAGGTTTGATAATTGATGAGAATTTGGATAAGCAGACAGTTGTTACTGATAATGATGTAAaacgagaagaaaagaagactcCACACACACCAGACGTTCACCTTCAACCGGATGGAGGAGAGTTAATCGAGCTACAAAGCCCAGGATCAGATGTTTATATGTTTGATGATATGTCTCCACCGGGAACTCCAAGTACGCCGAGAACTCCAGAACTAAACATGCCCACAACTCCTACAGATcacaaaaagaagagaaaagaaaagataaataaaaagaaggagTTAAAGTCAAGAAGCCCGAAACTTTGCGTCAGTCCGAAGAAG ACAAAACTTTCCAACGATGTGGCAGAACTGGATATACTAGATCGACCAAAAACTCCACAGGCACCCGAACCTCAACCTACTAAAGAACCAAATTTTCCGCCAACgctccctttccctttcttccCACCGTTTCCCCCTGCACCTGGTTTAATACCGCATCCTATGTTTCCCAGATTTCCATTACCTTTAGGAAGAGGTGGTACTGGCCCTCATCCAGCAATGCCAAACTTACCTTTACCGCCTCGTTTTCTAAATCTACCTGTGAAATCCGAAGATTTGACATCCTTATCAAAAAGTAAACCCCTTGAACGTGAGAAACCTGCAGCACCTTCCTCCGCGGAAATAACATCCTCAATGTCAAAACACGAAAAATcggagaaagaaaaggaagataAAACGAAGACAGTTAAACAGGACAAAGAGATACCGCCACCAGTTCCTGCAAGTACTGTTGCACCGCCTTTACCATCTGCACTTTCAGCACCAATTACGTATCCATCTACACCAGTACCCATTGTGCCATTATTACCTTCGAAAGGTCCTAAAGTCGAAAAGCCGGATAAAAATGACAAG aaattaaaggaacataagaaggaaaagaaagaaaaagtgaaaaagaaaaaggataaGAAGGAAAAGCATAAAGAAAAAggagagaaaataaaagaaaagaaagaaaaaattgataagaaagaaaaagtagagaaagttaaggagaaaaaggagaagaaggacAAACGAAAAGAAAAGGAG AAGGAAGATAAAAATTCAGAAGCTGTACCGAAGATAACGCTGAAATTAGGGACAGCTTCTCCAAGGCCACCAACACCAGATAGTGCTccaatgaaaaaaat AACTATAAAGACATTGCTGAAGAAGCCGGAGGAGGAAACGAAACGGGAACCAAGTCCAGAATTAGCGAAAATATCAGCATTGGTGACGCGACCGCCAAAGCAAAAGTCGGCAAGTAAGAAAACAGAGGAGGGAACATTAGATGGAAGCCCTGCTCTTCCTTCAGATACTTTCTCTGCCACTCTTACTAGTGTGCCACTTGCAACAGTTCCTCGAGCAAAGAAATCTCTCTTCAAAGCCTTACCTCAAAGAGAGACCCCTCCGTCTCACTTTGATCCTGCTCCTAAACTCCCAACTCCTCTGACGCAACAACAACCACCGTATTATTTT AGACGAAAGCAGATCCAGCTGTTAAAAAGGATGATGCTAAGGAAGACAAAGAAAATGGCAGGATCGTGCTGCCCACACCACCAACCACAACTGTG tggatGA
- the Taf3 gene encoding TBP-associated factor 3 isoform X3: MSTEYNRSVLRMVVAQICQTIGWHSINSTPLEFMVDLMQEYILRISKLTHQYAEILGRTESNLDDLGLAFRHMNIDPQELSEYIKHVESVTCPVAVPKFPIHRENHLNFLKPGSREVVTRPVHIHEHLPAMYPDTEEEYIADKAENIINGTSDLTSNNGASVNNSMNVSPHRISPQVVFKRPGDPVSFESPIVKRIKVLEEGRPLREIHSVMMTTSGFLSPAREGKLPEARTPHQTRSDSPQPSSYPMVPPELKYDKKPKKIIKKGLDDCKLDKENKKKNRAKELFKPNKIDDNKIKKLTGMKELAKLKPLKPGGGKSQNTVSSSSSRPSTPKLTSPKTTGSPKLPKNTQPKTKMEKIIDLTDGPTPTERKDDNIDKLPSEPDKQKLNIFKKISKPREDKDKDTSEQHKYKELDSRESSPGLIIDENLDKQTVVTDNDVKREEKKTPHTPDVHLQPDGGELIELQSPGSDVYMFDDMSPPGTPSTPRTPELNMPTTPTDHKKKRKEKINKKKELKSRSPKLCVSPKKTKLSNDVAELDILDRPKTPQAPEPQPTKEPNFPPTLPFPFFPPFPPAPGLIPHPMFPRFPLPLGRGGTGPHPAMPNLPLPPRFLNLPVKSEDLTSLSKSKPLEREKPAAPSSAEITSSMSKHEKSEKEKEDKTKTVKQDKEIPPPVPASTVAPPLPSALSAPITYPSTPVPIVPLLPSKGPKVEKPDKNDKKLKEHKKEKKEKVKKKKDKKEKHKEKGEKIKEKKEKIDKKEKVEKVKEKKEKKDKRKEKEKEDKNSEAVPKITLKLGTASPRPPTPDSAPMKKITIKTLLKKPEEETKREPSPELAKISALVTRPPKQKSASKKTEEGTLDGSPALPSDTFSATLTSVPLATVPRAKKSLFKALPQRETPPSHFDPAPKLPTPLTQQQPPYYFHSYQFHQVELFMSKEVSELTCSKFFGDAVVRLYVIVAYCNANFCSINTMSSCN, translated from the exons TTTAAGAATGGTCGTCGCTCAAATTTGTCAAACGATTGGATGGCATTCTATTAACTCTACACCATTAGAGTTTATGGTTGATCTTATGCAAGAGtacattttgcgaatttcaaagCTAACACATCAATATGCAGAAATTT TGGGAAGGACAGAATCGAACCTCGATGATTTAGGTTTAGCTTTTCGACATATGAACATAGACCCGCAAGAATTATCAGAATATATTAAGCATGTAGAATCTGTTACATGTCCTGTAGCAGTACCTAAATTTCCAATTCATCGGGAGAatcatttaaattttctaaaacctGGAAGTCGAGAAGTTGTGACAAGGCCAGTACACATACATGAGCACTTGCCAGCTATGTATCCGGACACTGAAG AAGAGTATATAGCAGACAAAgccgaaaatataataaatggaacatctgatttaaCTTCAAACAATGGAGCATCAGTCAACAATTCTATGAATGTGTCCCCTCATAGAATATCACCACAAGTAGTTTTTAAGCGGCCAGGAGATCCTGTGTCGTTCGAAAGTCCCATAGTAAAACGTATAAAAGTATTAGAGGAAGGCAGACCATTGAGAGAAATTCATAGCGTAATGATGACCACTTCAGGTTTTTTATCACCTGCTAGAGAAGGAAAGCTACCTGAAGCAAGAACACCGCATCAAACTCGTTCAGATTCACCACAGCCTAGCTCTTATCCAATGGTACCCCCCGAATTAAAATACGACAAGAAGCCGAAAAAGATTATAAAGAAAGGGTTAGATGATTGTAAGCTCGACAAAGAAAACAAGAAGAAGAATCGtgctaaagaattatttaaaccaAACAAGATAGatgataataaaattaaaaaactaactGGTATGAAAGAATTAGCTAAATTGAAACCTCTGAAGCCAGGGGGCGGCAAATCACAAAATACTGTGTCAAGTTCGTCGAGCAGACCCTCAACTCCTAAATTGACGTCACCTAAGACGACTGGTAGTCCAAAATTACCGAAAAATACGCAACCAAAGACTAAAATGGAGAAAATAATCGACCTTACTGATGGACCCACACCAACGGAGAGGAAGGATGATAATATTGATAAACTTCCATCGGAGCCAGATAAACAGAAGctgaacattttcaaaaaaatctcGAAACCACGCGAAGACAAAGACAAAGATACATCCGAACAACATAAATATAAAGAACTTGATTCACGAGAGAGTTCACCAGGTTTGATAATTGATGAGAATTTGGATAAGCAGACAGTTGTTACTGATAATGATGTAAaacgagaagaaaagaagactcCACACACACCAGACGTTCACCTTCAACCGGATGGAGGAGAGTTAATCGAGCTACAAAGCCCAGGATCAGATGTTTATATGTTTGATGATATGTCTCCACCGGGAACTCCAAGTACGCCGAGAACTCCAGAACTAAACATGCCCACAACTCCTACAGATcacaaaaagaagagaaaagaaaagataaataaaaagaaggagTTAAAGTCAAGAAGCCCGAAACTTTGCGTCAGTCCGAAGAAG ACAAAACTTTCCAACGATGTGGCAGAACTGGATATACTAGATCGACCAAAAACTCCACAGGCACCCGAACCTCAACCTACTAAAGAACCAAATTTTCCGCCAACgctccctttccctttcttccCACCGTTTCCCCCTGCACCTGGTTTAATACCGCATCCTATGTTTCCCAGATTTCCATTACCTTTAGGAAGAGGTGGTACTGGCCCTCATCCAGCAATGCCAAACTTACCTTTACCGCCTCGTTTTCTAAATCTACCTGTGAAATCCGAAGATTTGACATCCTTATCAAAAAGTAAACCCCTTGAACGTGAGAAACCTGCAGCACCTTCCTCCGCGGAAATAACATCCTCAATGTCAAAACACGAAAAATcggagaaagaaaaggaagataAAACGAAGACAGTTAAACAGGACAAAGAGATACCGCCACCAGTTCCTGCAAGTACTGTTGCACCGCCTTTACCATCTGCACTTTCAGCACCAATTACGTATCCATCTACACCAGTACCCATTGTGCCATTATTACCTTCGAAAGGTCCTAAAGTCGAAAAGCCGGATAAAAATGACAAG aaattaaaggaacataagaaggaaaagaaagaaaaagtgaaaaagaaaaaggataaGAAGGAAAAGCATAAAGAAAAAggagagaaaataaaagaaaagaaagaaaaaattgataagaaagaaaaagtagagaaagttaaggagaaaaaggagaagaaggacAAACGAAAAGAAAAGGAG AAGGAAGATAAAAATTCAGAAGCTGTACCGAAGATAACGCTGAAATTAGGGACAGCTTCTCCAAGGCCACCAACACCAGATAGTGCTccaatgaaaaaaat AACTATAAAGACATTGCTGAAGAAGCCGGAGGAGGAAACGAAACGGGAACCAAGTCCAGAATTAGCGAAAATATCAGCATTGGTGACGCGACCGCCAAAGCAAAAGTCGGCAAGTAAGAAAACAGAGGAGGGAACATTAGATGGAAGCCCTGCTCTTCCTTCAGATACTTTCTCTGCCACTCTTACTAGTGTGCCACTTGCAACAGTTCCTCGAGCAAAGAAATCTCTCTTCAAAGCCTTACCTCAAAGAGAGACCCCTCCGTCTCACTTTGATCCTGCTCCTAAACTCCCAACTCCTCTGACGCAACAACAACCACCGTATTATTTT CACTCCTATCAATTTCATCAGGTGGAACTTTTCATGTCGAAAGAAGTCTCAGAACTTACTTGCTCCAAATTTTTTGGGGATGCTGTTGTTCGTCTTTACGTAATCGTAGCTTATTGTAATGCCAACTTCTGTTCAATCAACACAATGTCTAGCTGTAATTAA